The following are encoded together in the Salmonella enterica subsp. enterica serovar Choleraesuis genome:
- a CDS encoding ABC transporter ATP-binding protein, with the protein MPAENVIEVHLLKKSVGQGEHLLSILTGVDLVVKPGQSIALIGESGSGKSTLLAILAGLDDGTSGEVKLLGHSLAEMDEEQRAMLRASQVGFVFQSFMLVPTLTALENVQLPALLRGEHDSGSREQAKALLDQLGLGARLHHVPAQLSGGEQQRVALARAFSGQPAVLFADEPTGNLDRQTGDRIADLLFQLNREAATTLILVTHDLALARRCDRCLRLQDGRLEEV; encoded by the coding sequence ATGCCAGCGGAGAATGTGATTGAAGTTCATTTGCTTAAGAAATCCGTGGGTCAGGGAGAACATCTGCTGTCCATCCTTACCGGAGTTGACCTGGTTGTCAAACCGGGACAAAGCATTGCGCTGATTGGCGAATCAGGCTCGGGTAAATCAACCTTGCTGGCAATCCTGGCAGGGCTGGATGATGGCACCAGCGGTGAGGTGAAACTGCTTGGCCATTCTCTGGCCGAAATGGATGAAGAGCAGCGTGCCATGCTGCGCGCCAGTCAGGTTGGTTTTGTCTTCCAGTCTTTTATGCTGGTGCCCACGCTCACGGCGCTGGAGAACGTGCAGTTACCGGCGCTGCTGCGCGGGGAGCATGACTCTGGCAGCCGGGAGCAAGCTAAAGCGCTGCTGGATCAGCTTGGCCTTGGGGCTCGTCTGCATCATGTTCCGGCTCAGCTTTCAGGGGGAGAACAGCAGAGGGTGGCGCTGGCGCGTGCTTTCAGCGGCCAGCCTGCCGTTTTATTTGCCGATGAGCCAACGGGAAATCTGGATCGCCAGACCGGCGATCGTATTGCTGATTTGCTGTTTCAGCTTAACCGCGAAGCCGCAACAACGTTGATTCTGGTCACTCACGATCTTGCTCTGGCCCGCCGTTGCGATCGGTGTTTGCGTTTGCAGGATGGCCGTCTGGAGGAAGTGTAA
- the ybbO gene encoding putative oxidoreductase YbbO, whose amino-acid sequence MSLKATERTVGKVMQKTVLITGCSSGIGLAAAEELQRQGFEILAACRKPEDVVRMGAMGFTGIELDLDNPHSVEQAAARVRELTGDRLFGLFNNAGFGVYGPLDTISRSQMEQQFAANFFGVHQLTMLLLPAMRPHGEGRIVMTSSVMGLAATPGRGAYAASKYALEGWSDALRMELHNSGIQVSLIEPGPIHTHFTANVNQTQSDKPVKNPGIAARFTLGPEAVVAKVVHAFTSPRARLRYPVTAVSWAVTVLRRLLPGRAMDKILRG is encoded by the coding sequence ATGAGTCTTAAGGCAACAGAGCGCACTGTGGGTAAAGTTATGCAAAAAACCGTTTTAATTACCGGATGTTCCAGCGGAATCGGGCTGGCTGCTGCCGAAGAGTTACAGCGCCAGGGCTTCGAGATTCTGGCCGCCTGCCGTAAACCTGAAGATGTAGTGCGCATGGGGGCAATGGGCTTTACCGGTATAGAACTGGACCTTGATAATCCGCACAGCGTTGAGCAGGCGGCGGCGCGGGTGCGCGAGCTGACCGGTGACCGGCTTTTCGGTCTGTTTAATAACGCCGGTTTCGGCGTTTACGGCCCGCTGGATACCATCAGCCGCAGCCAGATGGAGCAGCAATTTGCCGCTAACTTCTTTGGCGTCCACCAACTCACAATGTTGTTGCTACCGGCAATGCGTCCGCACGGCGAAGGCCGTATTGTGATGACCAGTTCGGTTATGGGGCTAGCCGCTACGCCGGGTCGCGGAGCTTATGCCGCCAGCAAATATGCGCTTGAGGGCTGGTCAGACGCACTGCGCATGGAGTTGCATAACAGCGGTATTCAGGTCAGCCTGATAGAACCCGGTCCGATTCATACCCATTTTACCGCTAACGTAAATCAAACTCAGAGCGATAAGCCGGTGAAAAATCCCGGTATTGCCGCCCGATTTACTCTTGGGCCGGAAGCTGTGGTTGCTAAAGTCGTTCATGCCTTTACCAGCCCGCGCGCACGGTTGCGCTACCCCGTTACCGCGGTGAGCTGGGCCGTTACTGTTCTCCGCCGTCTGCTACCAGGACGCGCTATGGATAAAATTTTGCGTGGCTAA
- the ybbP gene encoding sugar ABC transporter permease, with product MVMRWFWREWRSPALLIVWLALSLAVACVLALGNISDRMEKGLSQQSRDFLAGDRALRSSKAVPDEWLRAAHDDGLHVGRQLSFSTMTYADDTPQLASVKAVDESYPLYGTLLTRPAGLKPQPGEVLVAPRLMALLNLKPGDVIDVGDATLKVAGEVLQEPDAGFNPFQLAPRLLMNLDDVAATGAVQPGSRLMWRYKFAGDAQQLAQFESWLLPKLDESQRWYGIEDDDGALGRSMERSRDFLMLCALLTLLLAMAAVTVAMNHYCRSRYDLVAVLKTLGAGRSALRRLVIGQWGLLLALATLTGGIVGLGFEALLVWLLKPVLPEALPAAGMWPWVWALGTITLMSLLVGIRPYRLLLATRPVRVLRRDAVANVWPLHIYLPVFAAVVIGVLALLMRGSVMLWSVLGGTVLLALLCGVAGWGLLWLLRRLTLRSLALRLAISRLLRNPWMTLSQLSAFALSFMLLALLLVLRGDLLDRWQQQLPADSPNYFLINIAPEQQLPLKEFLADRQVIPAAWYPIVRARLTEINGNNTTGNEDEALNRELNLTWQAARPDHNELVAGHWPPRKGEVSLDAGLAQRLNVKPGDTLTFTGDTQPFSAKVSSLRNVDWESLRPNFYFIFPPGALDGQPQSLLTSFRWDGDQRLLTDLNRHFPTVGLLDIGAILGQVGLVLEQISRALEVMVILVTGCGVLLLLAQIQVNLRSRHQELVVYRTLGATKRLLRVSLWCEFALLGAVAGVVAAAGAELALYLLQSRVFEFSWSPDWRLWIALPLSGALLLSACGGALGIRLINGRALHRSYNVM from the coding sequence ATGGTGATGCGCTGGTTTTGGCGTGAATGGCGCTCGCCCGCGCTGCTTATCGTATGGCTGGCGCTGAGTCTGGCGGTAGCCTGTGTGCTGGCGCTGGGTAATATCAGCGATCGTATGGAGAAAGGATTAAGCCAGCAAAGCCGTGATTTTCTCGCGGGCGACCGGGCGCTGCGGAGTAGTAAAGCGGTACCTGATGAGTGGCTTCGCGCGGCGCATGACGATGGGCTGCATGTGGGCCGCCAGTTAAGCTTTTCCACGATGACCTACGCCGATGACACGCCTCAGCTGGCAAGCGTTAAGGCAGTAGATGAGTCGTATCCGCTTTATGGAACTCTTTTGACTCGCCCTGCGGGTCTAAAACCACAGCCCGGAGAGGTGCTGGTGGCTCCCCGATTGATGGCGCTGTTAAATCTTAAACCGGGCGATGTGATCGATGTAGGGGATGCCACGTTAAAGGTGGCCGGCGAAGTTCTGCAAGAGCCGGATGCCGGTTTTAATCCCTTCCAGCTGGCTCCTCGTCTGCTGATGAATCTCGATGATGTTGCGGCGACTGGCGCGGTACAGCCCGGCAGCCGCCTGATGTGGCGCTATAAATTTGCCGGAGATGCTCAGCAACTGGCGCAGTTTGAGAGCTGGTTACTGCCTAAACTGGACGAGAGCCAGCGCTGGTACGGTATTGAAGATGATGACGGCGCGCTGGGACGCTCAATGGAGCGGTCACGTGATTTTCTTATGCTGTGTGCTCTGTTAACTCTTTTACTGGCCATGGCTGCCGTTACGGTCGCTATGAATCACTATTGCCGCAGCCGTTATGATCTGGTGGCGGTCCTGAAAACGCTGGGGGCGGGACGATCGGCGCTACGTCGTCTGGTTATTGGGCAGTGGGGGCTTCTGCTGGCACTGGCGACGCTAACTGGTGGTATTGTCGGGCTGGGATTTGAAGCATTACTGGTCTGGTTGCTTAAACCGGTGCTTCCGGAAGCGTTACCAGCTGCGGGTATGTGGCCGTGGGTCTGGGCGCTGGGGACGATTACGCTGATGTCGCTATTAGTGGGGATCCGACCGTACCGACTGCTGTTGGCAACCCGGCCTGTGCGGGTGCTGCGCCGCGACGCGGTCGCTAATGTCTGGCCGTTGCATATCTACCTGCCGGTGTTTGCCGCCGTGGTTATTGGCGTGCTGGCGCTATTGATGCGTGGCAGCGTGATGTTATGGTCGGTGCTCGGTGGAACCGTGCTACTGGCCTTGCTGTGTGGCGTCGCGGGCTGGGGATTGCTGTGGCTGCTGCGTCGTTTAACGCTGCGCTCTCTGGCTCTGCGCCTGGCGATTAGTCGCCTGTTGCGTAACCCGTGGATGACATTAAGCCAGCTCTCGGCGTTTGCACTCTCCTTCATGCTGCTGGCGCTGCTTCTGGTACTGCGCGGTGATTTACTAGATCGCTGGCAGCAGCAGCTTCCGGCTGATAGTCCTAACTATTTCCTTATTAATATCGCACCCGAGCAACAGCTGCCGCTGAAGGAATTTCTGGCTGACCGTCAGGTGATCCCCGCGGCCTGGTATCCGATTGTCCGGGCGCGTCTCACTGAGATTAACGGTAATAATACTACCGGTAATGAGGATGAAGCGCTCAATCGTGAGCTGAATTTGACCTGGCAGGCTGCGCGCCCGGATCACAACGAGCTGGTCGCCGGCCACTGGCCACCGCGTAAAGGGGAGGTGTCGCTGGATGCAGGGCTGGCGCAGCGCCTGAATGTGAAGCCTGGCGATACGCTGACCTTTACTGGTGATACTCAACCATTTAGCGCTAAAGTCAGCAGCCTGCGTAATGTGGACTGGGAAAGCCTGCGTCCTAACTTCTACTTTATCTTCCCGCCAGGTGCGCTTGATGGCCAGCCACAGAGCCTGTTGACCAGTTTTCGCTGGGATGGCGATCAGCGCCTGCTGACCGATCTAAATCGTCACTTCCCGACCGTTGGACTACTGGATATTGGCGCCATTCTCGGGCAAGTGGGATTAGTGCTGGAGCAGATTAGCCGGGCGCTGGAAGTTATGGTGATATTAGTGACCGGATGTGGCGTTTTGCTGTTGCTGGCTCAAATTCAGGTCAACCTGAGATCGCGCCATCAGGAGTTGGTGGTTTACCGCACCTTAGGAGCTACAAAGAGGCTGCTGAGGGTCTCGTTATGGTGCGAGTTTGCGCTACTTGGCGCGGTGGCCGGTGTGGTCGCGGCGGCGGGTGCAGAACTGGCCCTGTATTTGTTACAAAGTCGTGTCTTTGAGTTCAGCTGGAGTCCAGACTGGCGGCTATGGATTGCGTTACCTTTGAGCGGTGCGTTGCTTTTATCGGCATGTGGGGGCGCTTTGGGGATTAGGCTTATTAATGGAAGGGCTTTGCATAGAAGTTACAATGTGATGTAA
- the purE gene encoding N5-carboxyaminoimidazole ribonucleotide mutase: MPSPQTARIAIVMGSKSDWATMQFAAEILNELGVEHHVEVVSAHRTPDKLFQFAEQAQDNGFQVIIAGAGGAAHLPGMLAAKTLIPVLGVPVQSAALSGVDSLYSIVQMPRGIPVGTLAIGKAGAANAALLAAQILALHDEPLRGRLDTFRTRQTEDVLSHPDPREE; the protein is encoded by the coding sequence ATGCCTTCCCCTCAAACCGCGCGTATTGCCATTGTCATGGGTTCCAAAAGTGACTGGGCAACTATGCAGTTCGCAGCCGAAATTCTTAACGAACTGGGCGTAGAGCACCATGTTGAAGTAGTCTCCGCACATCGAACCCCCGATAAGCTGTTTCAGTTTGCCGAACAGGCGCAGGATAACGGTTTTCAGGTGATTATTGCCGGTGCCGGTGGTGCGGCCCATCTGCCAGGGATGCTGGCGGCGAAAACTCTGATACCGGTGCTTGGCGTTCCGGTCCAGAGTGCGGCTCTAAGCGGTGTTGATAGCCTCTACTCTATCGTTCAGATGCCGCGCGGCATCCCGGTTGGCACGCTGGCGATTGGCAAAGCGGGTGCCGCCAATGCGGCCCTGCTGGCAGCGCAGATTCTGGCTCTGCATGACGAACCGCTGCGCGGCCGTCTGGATACCTTCCGTACCCGGCAAACCGAAGACGTTCTCAGCCACCCGGATCCGCGCGAGGAGTAA
- a CDS encoding arylesterase, whose protein sequence is MFSLTHGFLKQMNFNHILRWHVPFLLLMLLMVRTAAADTLLILGDSLSAGHNMAADKAWPALLDKKWQSQKVSVVNGSISGDTSAQGLARLPALLAQHKPRWVLIELGGNDGLRGFTPAEIQQTLEKAIGMVKAAQAEPLLMQIMLPANYGRRYTEAFAAIYPELARKNEIPLVPFFMEQVYLKPQWMQEDGIHPNQDAQPFIADWIATRLAPLVKHES, encoded by the coding sequence ATGTTCTCCCTGACCCACGGATTTCTTAAGCAAATGAACTTCAATCACATTCTCCGCTGGCATGTCCCCTTCCTGTTACTCATGCTGTTGATGGTGCGCACCGCGGCGGCGGATACGCTGTTAATCTTAGGCGACAGTCTCAGTGCCGGACATAATATGGCGGCGGACAAAGCCTGGCCTGCGTTACTAGATAAAAAATGGCAAAGCCAAAAAGTGAGCGTGGTGAATGGCAGCATTAGCGGCGATACCTCGGCTCAAGGCCTGGCTCGTCTACCGGCTTTACTTGCACAACATAAACCCCGCTGGGTGCTCATTGAGCTGGGCGGTAACGACGGGCTTCGCGGCTTCACGCCTGCCGAAATTCAGCAAACGCTGGAAAAAGCTATCGGCATGGTGAAAGCCGCTCAGGCTGAACCTCTCCTGATGCAGATAATGCTACCCGCCAACTATGGCCGCCGTTACACCGAAGCTTTTGCCGCGATCTATCCAGAGCTGGCTCGAAAAAATGAGATCCCCCTGGTGCCATTCTTTATGGAGCAGGTATACCTGAAGCCACAGTGGATGCAGGAAGATGGTATTCACCCTAATCAGGATGCCCAGCCCTTTATCGCCGACTGGATTGCCACCCGGCTGGCTCCTTTAGTTAAACATGAGTCTTAA
- a CDS encoding membrane protein encodes MKTKITTLAKYVSAAVVLGTISFASQAEITVLKQDPKAGDPLSRLNFTVGGSIRPQFINMAGDDGANGYRRNGYDGGTRFRFAADYYLFDDISWISYYELGVNFPRMFKWDNHYKDTGTSRDANTTRRMLYTGLKSDTWGTLTFGQQNSVYYDVVGVKTDIWDYDMLAQAPGNGISGDYDGSYRARKQLKYKKTVGDVDLYASYLFDDELNRNDGKGEYKRKGGGSLGVDYRITEDLTWGLAWNYTKAELRNYEGHDSETYNQNIWGTALSWTPDNWTLAGGFGWYQNYIPLKSGFTAKPINNGNGFADDAWGYEYFIGYTFPIGQYAVKSIQPYVMGDRLEFVNGSNWKRIDNGLGLNFKFDYGFSVQYEHVFTSSTDKSIGDVNLVRLRYDF; translated from the coding sequence ATGAAAACTAAAATAACTACACTGGCTAAATACGTCAGTGCAGCAGTGGTATTAGGGACAATCTCTTTTGCTTCCCAGGCAGAGATAACCGTCCTAAAGCAAGATCCTAAAGCGGGCGATCCGCTGAGCCGTCTAAACTTCACCGTGGGCGGGAGTATTCGTCCGCAGTTCATTAACATGGCGGGAGACGACGGTGCTAATGGTTATCGTCGTAACGGTTATGATGGCGGTACTCGTTTCCGCTTCGCAGCCGATTACTACCTGTTCGATGATATTAGCTGGATAAGCTACTACGAACTGGGCGTAAACTTCCCGCGTATGTTCAAGTGGGATAACCACTACAAAGATACCGGCACTTCTCGTGACGCGAACACCACCCGCCGTATGCTCTATACCGGGCTGAAGAGCGATACCTGGGGTACCTTGACCTTCGGTCAGCAGAACAGCGTTTACTACGATGTGGTAGGCGTTAAGACCGATATCTGGGACTACGATATGCTTGCCCAGGCACCAGGTAACGGTATCAGCGGCGACTACGATGGTTCCTACCGTGCGCGTAAACAGCTGAAATACAAAAAAACCGTCGGTGATGTCGATCTCTATGCTTCCTACCTGTTTGACGATGAGCTGAACCGTAACGACGGTAAAGGCGAATACAAACGTAAAGGCGGCGGCTCTCTGGGCGTTGACTATCGTATTACCGAAGACCTGACCTGGGGTCTGGCCTGGAACTATACCAAGGCCGAACTGCGTAACTACGAAGGCCACGACAGCGAAACTTATAACCAGAATATCTGGGGTACCGCACTGAGCTGGACACCGGATAACTGGACGCTGGCTGGTGGTTTTGGCTGGTACCAGAACTATATTCCGCTGAAATCTGGCTTCACCGCCAAGCCTATCAACAACGGCAACGGTTTTGCTGATGATGCATGGGGTTACGAATATTTCATCGGTTATACCTTCCCAATTGGCCAGTATGCAGTTAAATCCATCCAGCCTTACGTGATGGGCGATCGTCTGGAATTTGTGAATGGTTCCAACTGGAAGCGTATCGATAACGGTCTGGGTCTGAACTTTAAGTTCGACTACGGCTTCTCGGTACAGTATGAACACGTCTTCACTTCATCTACCGATAAGAGCATCGGTGACGTGAACCTGGTTCGTCTGCGTTACGACTTCTAA
- the purK gene encoding N5-carboxyaminoimidazole ribonucleotide synthase, with the protein MQVCVLGNGQLGRMLRQAGEPLGIRVWPVGLEDSVQSVPWSQSTITAEIERWPETPLTQELESHPAFVNRDVFPIIADRLTQKQLFDRLNLATAPWQLLSRREEWPAVFHRLGELAIVKRRVGGYDGRGQWRLTASQTNELPDDCYGECIVEQGINFSGEVSLVGARGKNGQCVFYPLTHNLHQDGILRTSVAFPQADAKMQRQAETMLSAIMAELDYVGVMAMECFVTGEGLLINELAPRVHNSGHWTQNGASISQFELHLRAILNLPMPSPAVSQPSVMVNLIGTDLDYRWLSQPLVHLHWYDKEVRPGRKVGHLNLTGTPQSLNQALEPLSALLPPEYASGLHWAQQHLSR; encoded by the coding sequence ATGCAGGTTTGTGTATTAGGAAATGGTCAGCTTGGCCGAATGCTGCGCCAGGCAGGGGAACCGTTAGGCATCCGTGTCTGGCCGGTAGGCCTTGAAGACTCCGTACAGTCAGTACCGTGGTCGCAAAGCACCATTACCGCAGAAATTGAACGCTGGCCGGAGACTCCATTAACCCAGGAGCTGGAAAGCCACCCGGCTTTCGTTAATCGCGATGTATTCCCGATAATCGCCGATCGCCTGACCCAAAAACAGCTTTTTGACCGACTCAATCTCGCGACCGCTCCGTGGCAGTTACTCAGCCGCCGGGAAGAGTGGCCAGCAGTATTTCATCGCCTTGGAGAGCTTGCTATCGTCAAACGCCGCGTCGGTGGCTACGATGGCCGCGGCCAGTGGCGACTTACCGCTTCCCAGACAAATGAGCTACCGGATGATTGCTACGGTGAATGCATCGTTGAGCAGGGGATCAATTTCAGCGGTGAGGTTTCGCTGGTCGGTGCGCGCGGTAAAAATGGTCAATGCGTGTTCTATCCGCTAACTCATAACCTGCATCAGGACGGGATTCTTCGCACCAGCGTAGCCTTCCCGCAGGCCGATGCCAAAATGCAGCGCCAGGCGGAAACCATGCTGAGCGCCATTATGGCCGAGCTGGATTATGTGGGCGTTATGGCTATGGAGTGCTTCGTTACCGGAGAGGGATTGTTAATTAATGAATTGGCTCCCCGGGTTCATAACAGCGGACACTGGACTCAAAACGGCGCGTCTATCAGCCAGTTTGAACTGCATCTGCGCGCTATTCTTAACCTGCCAATGCCTTCTCCTGCGGTAAGCCAGCCATCTGTTATGGTCAATCTTATCGGTACCGACCTCGACTACCGCTGGCTCAGCCAGCCGCTGGTGCACCTGCACTGGTACGATAAAGAGGTACGCCCAGGACGTAAAGTCGGCCACCTCAACCTGACCGGGACACCACAGTCATTGAACCAGGCGCTGGAGCCGTTAAGCGCCCTGCTTCCGCCGGAATATGCCAGTGGTCTGCACTGGGCGCAGCAGCACCTCTCCCGCTAA
- the selU gene encoding tRNA 2-selenouridine synthase, whose translation MADLLSPRINSRDYEHILSAGLPLLDVRAPVEFAGGAFAQSVNLPLMQDDERAAVGTCYKRAGQQAAIELGHSLVKDDIRSVRIAEWKQWCAAHPDGYLCCARGGLRSHIVQQWLHDAGIDFPLVEGGYRALRQHALSRMTTLSALPLIIIGGNTGCGKTDLIRTLNNGIDLEGIARHRGSSFGRTLQQQPSQASFEHLLATTLMRRQRKDAGFHWVLEDEGAMIGSRHIPDCLRERMAQSPVVVIDDPFELRLERLKHDYFEQMLADFMSYEASPDSAWAAFGDYLQHGLFAIRRRLGSERFISLSSALTTSLERHRNANDAEAHFAWLVPLLKEYYDPMYRYQLDKKRERIVFSGDYRQVSEWLAEA comes from the coding sequence ATGGCAGATTTACTTTCCCCCCGAATTAACAGCCGGGATTACGAACATATTCTAAGCGCCGGGCTGCCGCTGCTGGATGTGCGAGCGCCGGTTGAGTTCGCTGGCGGCGCATTTGCTCAGTCGGTCAATCTGCCGCTAATGCAGGATGACGAACGGGCTGCGGTTGGCACCTGTTATAAGCGCGCCGGTCAACAGGCGGCTATTGAGCTGGGCCATTCACTGGTTAAAGACGATATTCGCAGCGTCCGGATAGCCGAATGGAAGCAATGGTGCGCCGCGCATCCCGATGGCTACCTGTGCTGTGCCCGCGGCGGATTGCGCTCCCATATTGTTCAGCAGTGGCTCCACGACGCCGGAATTGATTTTCCGTTAGTCGAAGGGGGCTATCGGGCATTACGTCAGCACGCTCTGTCGCGGATGACAACCCTGTCTGCATTGCCGCTAATTATCATTGGCGGTAATACTGGCTGCGGCAAAACCGACCTGATTCGCACACTTAACAATGGCATTGATCTTGAAGGGATAGCCCGCCACCGAGGATCCTCATTTGGCCGGACACTGCAACAGCAGCCCTCTCAGGCCAGCTTTGAGCACCTGCTTGCCACCACGCTGATGCGACGCCAGCGCAAAGACGCCGGGTTTCACTGGGTACTAGAAGATGAAGGCGCAATGATTGGTTCACGCCATATTCCCGATTGCCTGCGGGAAAGAATGGCGCAGTCGCCAGTTGTGGTCATTGACGATCCATTTGAACTGCGGCTTGAGCGCCTGAAGCATGACTATTTTGAGCAGATGCTGGCTGATTTTATGAGCTACGAAGCCAGCCCCGATAGCGCATGGGCTGCCTTTGGTGACTATTTGCAGCATGGGCTGTTTGCAATCCGCCGCCGCCTTGGCTCTGAGCGCTTTATCTCGCTGAGCTCAGCGTTAACTACAAGCCTGGAACGCCATCGCAATGCTAATGACGCCGAGGCTCATTTCGCCTGGCTGGTACCGCTGCTAAAAGAGTATTACGACCCTATGTATCGCTATCAATTAGATAAAAAACGCGAACGCATCGTTTTCAGTGGTGACTACCGGCAGGTGAGCGAATGGCTTGCTGAGGCATGA
- the lpxH gene encoding UDP-2,3-diacylglucosamine hydrolase, with translation MATLFIADIHLCQEEPATVAGFLHFLSTTAREADALYILGDLFEAWIGDDDPNPLHQQIADALRELSASGVPCYFINGNRDFLVGPRFARTSGMTILPEVQALNLYGRDILIMHGDTLCTDDVGYQAFRRKVHNPVIQRLFLMLPLFIRQRIARKMRAGSQQANQHKTLAIMDVNPGAVQEIMSNYQVQWLIHGHTHRPAIHPLSVNDRPAWRCVLGAWHEQGSMIRVTRDDVELIEFPF, from the coding sequence GTGGCTACACTGTTTATCGCAGATATACATCTGTGTCAGGAAGAACCGGCGACTGTCGCCGGTTTTCTGCATTTTTTATCTACAACGGCGCGTGAAGCCGATGCGCTTTATATCCTTGGCGATCTCTTTGAAGCCTGGATTGGCGACGATGACCCCAACCCCCTCCACCAGCAGATTGCCGATGCGCTGCGCGAGTTAAGCGCCAGCGGTGTACCCTGTTATTTTATCAATGGTAATCGTGACTTTCTGGTCGGGCCGCGTTTCGCTCGCACAAGTGGTATGACTATTCTGCCCGAGGTTCAGGCGCTGAACCTGTATGGCCGCGATATACTGATTATGCATGGCGATACCTTATGTACCGACGATGTCGGCTATCAGGCATTTCGCCGGAAAGTCCATAATCCGGTCATCCAGCGTCTGTTTTTGATGTTGCCACTGTTTATCCGCCAACGCATCGCACGCAAGATGCGGGCCGGAAGCCAGCAGGCAAACCAGCATAAAACCCTGGCAATTATGGATGTAAACCCCGGCGCCGTTCAGGAGATCATGAGTAACTATCAGGTTCAGTGGCTGATCCATGGACATACCCACCGCCCGGCTATACACCCATTATCGGTAAACGATCGTCCTGCGTGGCGCTGCGTGCTCGGTGCCTGGCATGAACAAGGCTCGATGATCCGTGTAACCCGAGACGACGTTGAGCTGATTGAATTTCCTTTCTGA
- a CDS encoding outer membrane protein, giving the protein MKTKVTALTRSVSAAVVLGTISFCSQAEVTLLKQDPQAGDPLSRLNISVGGSIRPQLLNMNGTRDYKRNVYDGSSRMHVAADYYLSDDVSWVGYYEIGVNFPRMFKWDNHYKDTGTSRDAPTTHRMLYTGFKSDKWGTLTFGQQKGVYYDVVAVRTDIWDYDQLAQASGNGINADYDGSYRGRKQLKYKKTIGDVDLYAAYMMNDQLNRNDGNGYYRRKGGGSLGVDYRITPDLSVGAAWQYVKAELKGYDGHDNKTYNQSIWGVGTTWTPGRWTTAAILGWYQNFMQLKSGYTPKKINNQNAFADDVWGYEYYVGYSFPIDRYAVKSIQPYVMGDRLEYVNGSNWKRIDNGVGVNFQFDYGFSVQYEHVLTSSTDKNLGDVNLVRLRYDF; this is encoded by the coding sequence ATGAAAACTAAAGTGACTGCACTGACGAGGTCCGTGAGTGCGGCAGTGGTATTAGGGACTATCTCTTTCTGCTCCCAGGCAGAGGTGACGTTGCTTAAACAAGATCCCCAAGCGGGAGACCCACTCAGCCGTTTGAATATTTCAGTCGGCGGCAGTATTCGCCCGCAGCTGTTGAATATGAATGGGACTCGTGATTATAAGCGCAATGTGTATGACGGCTCATCTCGTATGCATGTGGCCGCCGACTATTACCTGTCTGATGATGTCAGTTGGGTCGGTTACTACGAGATTGGGGTTAACTTTCCACGGATGTTCAAGTGGGACAACCACTATAAAGATACTGGCACCTCTCGCGACGCGCCCACTACTCACCGCATGCTGTATACCGGCTTTAAAAGTGACAAATGGGGGACATTGACCTTTGGTCAGCAAAAAGGCGTCTATTACGACGTGGTTGCGGTGCGCACCGATATCTGGGATTACGATCAGCTAGCTCAAGCCTCGGGTAATGGTATTAATGCCGATTACGATGGCTCTTACCGTGGGCGTAAGCAGCTGAAATACAAAAAAACTATAGGTGATGTCGATCTTTATGCCGCCTATATGATGAATGATCAGTTGAACCGCAACGATGGCAACGGCTATTACCGGCGCAAGGGCGGCGGCTCGCTGGGTGTTGATTATCGTATCACCCCAGATTTAAGCGTTGGCGCGGCCTGGCAATACGTTAAAGCGGAGCTGAAAGGCTACGACGGGCATGATAACAAAACCTATAACCAGAGCATCTGGGGGGTTGGGACAACATGGACGCCCGGACGCTGGACTACAGCTGCCATCCTGGGCTGGTATCAGAACTTTATGCAGTTGAAGTCAGGCTATACCCCGAAAAAAATCAATAATCAGAATGCGTTTGCTGATGATGTTTGGGGTTATGAATATTACGTCGGCTACAGTTTTCCTATTGACCGCTATGCGGTTAAATCCATCCAGCCTTACGTGATGGGCGACCGCCTGGAATATGTGAACGGCTCCAACTGGAAGCGCATCGATAACGGTGTTGGGGTGAACTTCCAGTTCGACTACGGTTTCTCGGTGCAATATGAACATGTACTGACCTCGTCCACCGATAAGAATCTGGGTGATGTAAACCTGGTTCGTCTGCGTTACGACTTCTAA